GGAGCAGGCAAAGCAGGGCGGCGGTCGGCGTGTTCATGGCGGAAAACCTCTTGGGCAATAAGCGCTCCAAGCCTGGCCCCACCCACCCGAAAGTGGGTGGGGCGCAGGTTCAAAGTGTGTTCACCGACACCGTGCGCACGGTGCCCTGGGACGAACGGATGGTCGCGGTCGGATTAGCCGATGGCACTATCAACGTGTTGGCCAGCGTCAGCCGCCAGCGGCCGGTCACCGGTACCGTGGTCGTGCCCAAAGTGACCAGCCCGGTCGGGGTGGTGACCTGCACGGTGATGGTGTTGCCGGTGGTCACCGAGGAGGTGCCGGTGAAGTCCCAGTTGAAGCGTCCACCGGAGCGTGCCTGCACCGTCGAGGCGGTGACCGTGAAGGTCTCCGCCGCTGGCCGTGGCGAGACTTGCACCGTCACCGTGGCCGACGTCGACTGGGCGCCGAAGCTGTCCCGGGCGATGTAGGTGAAGGTGGTGGTGAACGCCGTGGTCACGGTGGCCGGTGGGGTGTAGGTAATCACCGTACCGTCGGTGCTGACCGTACCGCGGCCGACAGCAGGTTGGGTCAGGCTGGCGACGCCCAGCGGCACGTTGCCTTCCGGATCGGTGTCGTTGGCCAGGACGTTGATCGGGATCGCCACGCCCAGTGTCGCGACGCTGTCGGCGACTGCGGTCGGTGCCCGGTTGGGCGCGACGGTGATGGTCACGGTGGCCGGTGCCGCCGAGGCCAGACCTTTGACGTCTTGTGCCTTGTAGGTGAAGGTCGTGGTCAATGGCGCGTTCACCACGGCTGGCGGGGTGTAGACCACAGCGGTGGAGCCGCTAAGGACGACGGTGCCCTGGCCGGCGGCCGGTTGGGTCAGCGCGGTGATGCTCAGCGGCGTGTCGCCGTCGGGATCGCTGTCGTTGGTCAACAGGCTGAGGGTGATCGGCACGCCGAAACTGGTGCTGCCGGCGTCGGTATTGGCGATCGGTGGCTGGTTTTCACCGGTGTTCGGCGCGGTGCCGACTACCTCAACAGCCTCGGTGTCGCTGCCGCCGGCGGCGGATTTCACCGTCACGATGGCCGGTGGCTGGGTCAGGTCGGCGATGGTGATGCGTTGCAGGGTGCCGGTTTTCGACAGACGTCCGTAACCCTGCGCGACCATGTCCGGCACGGCCACTTCATCGGTCGAGGTGGCCTCGATCAGCAAGCTGTGATTACTCCAGCTGTAGCGCGCGGTCTGTATTTTCACCACGTCGGTGAGTTTGGCCGACACGGCTGTAGGCCGCGTGGTGCCGGTAGGGTTGGTGGCGGTCACCACCACTACTGGCGGTACGGCGCCGGCGCCCAGGCGCTGACCAAAGAACAGGCCGTTGTTGTCACCCAGCAGACTGGTCTGACAAGGCGTCGGCGGCGGGCCGGGGAGCAATGCCACGGTTTCCCGGAAGCACAGCGCCGAGCTGCTGTCAGCCTTGGCGAAGACTTCGGCACGCACGCCAGCGGCAGTACGGTGATAGGTGGCGCGGTCGATTTCCACCTGAGTTTGCTGACGGTTGTCGAGCACCTTGCCGGACAGACTGAAGATATTGGACTGGATCGTGCCGGCGGGACCGGTGATGCGTACGAAGTTGGTGTCGAACGGGCTGCCGGTCACCGCCTCGGTGAGATTCGGATCGCCAACGAAGGTTTCGGTGGCGCCGGTGTCCGGGTTCACCTCGGTATAAGGGCCGTTGACGCTGCGCAGGAACGGGCCGATAGCTCCGGTCAGCGCACCACTGAAGTTGCCCGGGGCACCGATGCCGATGTCGCGGGTGATGTTGATCGCCCGCCGACCGGGAGTGGTGACATTGACCGTCTCCACGCCGTAAGGGTGGGTGATGGTGTACGTGCCAGCGGTGGGTACCGAAACCCGAATGCGGATCCGCGCAAAGCTCGCCTGATCGCCATCGACCGGGTTCTCCGACGCGAACGCCGCTTCCATTGCGGCCACGTAGGCTTCCAGTTCATAACCACTGTTACCGACTTGCGGGATGGTGGCTTCCGCCAGGAACCAGAAGGCTTCCGGTGGCCAGTTATCGGGGAAGATCATCGGCTGGGTATCGTCGTAGATCCCAGGCTCGGCCAGCAAAATACACATGTAGGCCGGTGGTGTGCTGACAGGCACTCGCGAACTGGCGGCGCGCGACTGGCACAGCTCCATCGACAGCAAATTGTTGTCCTGGTACCACATCGGGAATTTCCCGGTGGCGAAGGTGTAGGGGCCGGGGTCGACGGCGGCGAGTTGCGCATAGGCACTGCCGGTCAGCGAGAGAGCGAGCCCGAGCGCGTTGAGCGCAAAGCGTGGCCACTTGTTCATGATGCCTCCTGATACGGATCTGGGCATGTGAGCGTTCATTGCACGATGACCACTTCTTCGGTATCGCTGCCGCCGTTGGACGACGTCACCCGAACCTTGGCCGGTGGTATCGGCGAGATCCCGGTGGCCAGGGTTTTCACCGCGCCGTCACCGCTCAGGGCGCCAATGGCGGCACCACTGAAGGAGCTGGCGGTGAGCACCGGCGGCGAGGTCTCGTCACTGGTCGAGGCGACCAGCGTCAGTTGCCCGGAGCTGAGGCTGTACTCGGCGCGCTGGATCACCACCAGGTCGGTCAGGGTCATGGGCAGGGTGGTTGGCGTGCTGCTGGCGATTGCCAAGTGGTTGTCGGCGGTCACTTGCAGGGTGGTCGGTAAGGTCGGGTTGGCTGCCGATTGCGCGTACCAGGCACCGGTGGCGTTGGCTTCGGTCATGTTCAGGACCGGCGTGCTGCTGGTGACGGCCACAGTGCCCGGCGCGGGCGGAGCTTTCACAAACAAGTCCTGCTGGGCCACCGGTGCGCTGTCGCCGGCTTTGCGCGAGTAGGTGCTGCGCTCCGTGATCATCGGCGTTGGCCGCACTACAGTCGACAACTTGCCGGAGACGGCGAAAGTGGTCGAACGCAGATCCAGACCGTTAGGGCCTTCGATCCGCACGTAGTTGGTGTTGAACGGGCTGCCGGTGACCGCTTCGTTGAGGTTAGGGTCGCCGACAAATTGCTCGGCGGCGCCAGTCACCGGGTTGGTCTCGGTGTATGGG
The sequence above is drawn from the Pseudomonas sp. FP2196 genome and encodes:
- a CDS encoding Ig-like domain-containing protein produces the protein MNKWPRFALNALGLALSLTGSAYAQLAAVDPGPYTFATGKFPMWYQDNNLLSMELCQSRAASSRVPVSTPPAYMCILLAEPGIYDDTQPMIFPDNWPPEAFWFLAEATIPQVGNSGYELEAYVAAMEAAFASENPVDGDQASFARIRIRVSVPTAGTYTITHPYGVETVNVTTPGRRAINITRDIGIGAPGNFSGALTGAIGPFLRSVNGPYTEVNPDTGATETFVGDPNLTEAVTGSPFDTNFVRITGPAGTIQSNIFSLSGKVLDNRQQTQVEIDRATYHRTAAGVRAEVFAKADSSSALCFRETVALLPGPPPTPCQTSLLGDNNGLFFGQRLGAGAVPPVVVVTATNPTGTTRPTAVSAKLTDVVKIQTARYSWSNHSLLIEATSTDEVAVPDMVAQGYGRLSKTGTLQRITIADLTQPPAIVTVKSAAGGSDTEAVEVVGTAPNTGENQPPIANTDAGSTSFGVPITLSLLTNDSDPDGDTPLSITALTQPAAGQGTVVLSGSTAVVYTPPAVVNAPLTTTFTYKAQDVKGLASAAPATVTITVAPNRAPTAVADSVATLGVAIPINVLANDTDPEGNVPLGVASLTQPAVGRGTVSTDGTVITYTPPATVTTAFTTTFTYIARDSFGAQSTSATVTVQVSPRPAAETFTVTASTVQARSGGRFNWDFTGTSSVTTGNTITVQVTTPTGLVTLGTTTVPVTGRWRLTLANTLIVPSANPTATIRSSQGTVRTVSVNTL